GATTCCAGGAGTTACCCTGCCATCCACAGTAGCTCACTCTTCAACTCCATGCATCACATGTCATATGCCGTACACGAATGAAGGATATAAGTCGCATACATTTAAAGCAGATGTGGCAAATATCAACCAAACCTGTGGAACATGTCATGCGGGAATTACAGATTTCAATTACAATGGATTCCAAACTGAAATTACTGATTTGTTAACAAAAGTTAAAAAGGCAGCGATAGAAAAAGCAGGAGCATCTGATTTAACGTATGCAGGTGGTGCGTTTACTTTCCATGACGCACAGGGTGCTGAAATTGATATTAAACAGATTCCGTTTGAGGCGTACGTTGGTGCCTATAACTGGAGGCTAATTGCTTTAGATGGTAGTGGTGGTATTCACAATCCTCAATACGCAAGATCAATTTTGAGGGAGACGTATAGATTTATCACAGGACAACAAATTCAATAGTTTTTCCATAATGTAAAAGAAACCCTTGTGAATGCAAGGGTTCTTATTTTGCCTAATTATCACTTAGAACGAATGCAATTTTACATTAAAACTTCACATTCGAGTATCAAAAATGAAAGAGATTTAGCGTCACTCATGCATAAAAATTGCACAATTTTTACATAAATTATCCATAAAAAACACAAACTTTCTCCACAACTTCTCCATGATTTCTCCACAACTTATCCGCGTTAACTCCTTGTGTATCAAGTGTTGCCGCCAATTGAACTATTATTTTAAGTATGAAAAATAGAGCCAAAGAAAATTAAAAATATTTATATATTTTTGACACAAAACTGTAACAAATGTATTGAAAAGAAGTGTGATGCATGTCATAATAGGGTATGTAATTGTGAAATTGATTCACAATTGAAAGTATAGAAAGTTGTCTATACAAGAAAATTCATCTTTAGAAGGGAGAAAGAGAAATGAAAAAGAGCTTATTTTTAGCTTTTGCAGTTCTAGTTGCTGTTTCTGTGTTTGTAGGCGTACAATACCAAACAGTTGCAGAACCTGCGATTGAAACAAGTGCTTTTGCTGAAGCGGCTGTTCTTGGAGTAAGCAACCTGGAAATGGTTGAGAAGATTTCAGCTGAGTGGAAGACCTCTGATAAGGCTTTTGCTCAAGTGAGTACCCCAATCACTAACAGCCCAGGGCAAAGAGAAGGATGTACTCATTGTCATAACGGTATGGTATTTGCAAGTGGTGTACATACCAATGGTGTAGTAGGTGACCACATGACGGGATTAAACTGTCAAGCTTGCCACACTGGTACTGGTGAAGAGTTAATGAAAGCTGGTAAATTGAACGTATCTATGAGACATTTTACAGGAACATATATTAAGAGTGATTTTACTGAAGGTAAAGCTGGGAAAGGTGCATTATGTATTACTTGCCACAGTGGAAGACGTGATCCAGCTACGAATCTTAAAGGTTATATCGCTGGTACAAATGGAATGGCTTATTCACACTATGGTCAAGGTCCAATTATCTTTGGTCAAGGAGCAATGCCAATTGAAGGTGTAACTTTCAAGACTTCTTCTGCTCATGCTAGTATCCAAGATTCTTGCGTAGCGTGCCATATGTCTGATACAAAAGACGGCTATGCATCTCACTCATTCAAAATGAACAAGGATAACGTCGCTACAGCTTGCGGTACTTGCCATACTGGAGCGAAAGACTTCGATATTAACGGTGTCCAAACAGATATGTACAAGAAATTAAATATTGTGTATGACGAAATCAAGAAATTCTCAGGCGCTGCAGAAGTTAGAACTTCGGGGAGCACAGGATTTACGTTCCACAAAGCTGATGGAACAGCAATAGCTTACAAGCCAACACCTGCACAATACACATTAATGTACAACTGGTACCTTGTAAAAGGTGACAAGAGTAAGGGCGTTCATAACCCACAATACTTAAAATCTGTGTTAAGCGAGTCGTATAAAGCTGTAACCGGCAAAGGACTTTGGTAGGAATTACATTGATTATTACTAGAAGGGAGAAAGAGAAATGAAAAAGAGCCTAATATTAGTGCTAGTTTTTCTAGCTACTATGTTTGTTATAGCTGGTTGTGAACTTGAAGAAATGGCTGAGACACCAGCAGTATCAACTCCAGCTCCTACGCCAGCACCTCAACCGGCTCCGGTTGTAATGTCGTTAAGCAGCTTAGAGTTAACGAACAAGATTACTGCAGAGTGGAAAACATCTGATAAAGTATTTGCAATCACTGATCCAGCAGGTAGAGGTATCGGTTGTGCAAAGTGTCACGATGGATACGGTTTCTCAATGTTTAAAACGTTTGACCCTGCTGTAGCGGGAGCTCCTGCGTATGCTCCAAAACATGCTACAGGGATTGATTGCCAAGCTTGCCACACAGGCCAAGGTAAAGAACTAATGGAGTCAGGTTCCGTTAAATTATTGTTCATGGATCAGCCATTACAAGCTGGCAAATCTGCTATGTGCTTAAGCTGCCATAACAGTAATCGTAATCCTAAGGATTTAGCAGCACAATTTAAAGCAGGTACATTAACGCAAATGACATACCCACACTATGGTATGCAGGGTGCAGTTTATACAGGTAAAGGTGGTATGGAGATTCCAGGAGTTACACTTCCTTCATCTCCAATGCATTCACAAATTCAATGTTCGAATTGCCATATGCCAACAACGGAAGAAGGCTACAAGTCACACTCATTCAAAGCTGATGTAGAGAAGATCGACAAGACTTGCGGAACTTGCCACACAGGTATTACATCTTTTGACCACAAAGGTTTCCGCAGTGAAATGAACTACATGCTTGGCAAGCTTAAGAAAGCTACTATGGCGAAAGCAGGAGCTTCTGACTTAACTTATGGCAGTGGACGATTTACCTTCCATGATGCTAAGGGAGCTGCTATCGACATGAAGATGATTCCGTTTGAAGCATATGTTGGTGCATACAACTGGAGATTAATTGCTCTGGATGGAAGTTTAGGAATCCACAACCCGCAATACTCTAAAGCGATTGTAAAAGAAACTTACAAGTTCGTGACTGGGGAAGAGTTAAAGTAATTAGAATTAGCTCTTGAAATGATATTAAACCTTTATAACAGCTTGATAGCGTGCTATCAGGCTGTTTTTTTAACGCAATTTGAGTTGAACTTTAAGAGTCTTAGCAAATGTAGTAGAATAAACTCACCACTATGTTAGGGAGATTACAAGTTATGAACAATTTTCAGAAAAAACCTATAAGATTTGTAATGGCAACCGCACTTTTGCTCGCTTTTATAGCAAGCGTCTGGATTGTTCATCAACATATAACAGTTGAAAGACAGAGAAATGCTGATGGTAGACTTAGTTTGTTTGACATTTCCATAGGAGATTCTGAAAAGGAAGTGATCCAAAGACTAGGCCTTCCCGACAGAAAAGAATTAAGTAAATATGGTTATGAGTGGTGGGTATATAATCAGGACCTCAATCGGTATTTACAAATTGGTCTAGAACGAAATCGAGTTGTGACAATGTTTAGTAACTCTACGGGAATTCAGTGGAAGGATATTATGGCAGGAGAAACGACACAGAAGGACATTGAAAAGAACTATCAAATCGATGAAGCTGTGACGGTTACTTTTGACGGTGCAGAGTTTTTATTGAATAACGCAAATGAAAAAGAAGATAGAATTCTATTAGTAGAAGAAAATCTCGCGGTAGAGATTTATTTTGATATATTAGCAGGTAAGACGGCTCATGCAATCCGCTTACAAAATATAGACACACTTGTCAAATCTAGAGGTTATCATATGACCTGGTCGTACAATAAAAGGCCACCAAGTATCAGTGCGCCTCAGTTGTCGGAACAGGAGCTTGAGCAAGTTCATGAAGGAATAGAAAAACAATCATTCGATCTCATTAATACTATGCGTATGCAAAATGAACTGCCGCTGCTCACGTGGGATGATGAGCTAGCGGTATTAGCGAAAAATCACTCAGTGGATATGAGTCAAAACAGATTCTTCAACCATTCATCACCGCGGTCTGGAATTGCAGCAGATCGACTCAAGGCAGCAGGGTATCCGTTTCAGCGAGTTGGTGAAAACCTCGCCTATGCTCACTCGGATGCGATTGATGCGTATATCGCGTGGATTAACAGCCAAGGCCATAGGAATCACATTTTGACAAAGGAATATCAGAAAATTGGAATCGGTGCCATCGATGAATTTATCACAGCGAAATTTGTAGCTAATTAGTAGCTTTTCGTTGCAAGTGGATTTTATAATACGCGCGATGAAAGATGAGTAATCCTAACATAACAGAAATCATAAAAGAGAACGAAATATTACTATAGATAGTTGCGGAATCAACAAAGTGCAATGGATTCAATTGAAATGAAGGATTGTTGAAATCCAACAGCTTACCGCTAATGGCAGAAATGAAAGCCCCAGATATAAAAAACGTCAAATTATATAGGCCCATCCCAATGCCTGTTTGTTGTGGTGGCAGGACACGGGAAACAGTATTTGATAAAGACGATTGTATAAAGGAAAAACCTATATATAAGATGAGTAGGATGCTCGTAATCACAATCGGTAAACTGCCAGCGAAAAATGAGAGCAAAAGTAGACTGATAAACAACAGGGACATACCGGCATATACCACAGGAATACTGCCAACTCTATCGGCAATGCGCCCGCTAATTGCCCCCATTACAGAAGCGCTCATCGCACCGGGGAAAAGTACTAACCCAATCTCTCCGCTAGAAAGATGATTCATATCGCGAAGCATGATTGGTATCATAAATAAGGTAGCAAACACTGTGCCGACTGTTACGAAGGCGGCAATTAGACCATTCCGAAACAACCGATTTTGAATTAAAGAGGGCTGAATAAAAGGATTTTCGGTAGATATCATATGATGTCGGACAAGAAACGTCATAAGTAGACCAACAGGCAATAGCCAGAAAATCAGTTGATTCACGGCGACTAGGAAAATCGCGATTGTAAAAGCTAGTAATAATGCCCCCTTGATATCCAATGCCCCACCTGTAACCTCTTCTTTTGGCAACCATTTATGATAGAAATAGATTGCAAGTAATGAAAATAACGAGATTAGAAACAGATAGTTCCACTCCCATGTGTTTGTAATAAAACCGCCCAACACTGGACCGATTCCAGAGCCGAATGCGACTGTTGAAGCGATAAAGCCTAATACTTTACCTCTTTTCTCAGGAGGTGCATACCGTGTAGCGACAAGCATGGCAAGGGCTGGAATGGAACCGGCACCACAGGCTTGAATATATCTAGCAGTCAATAGCATCGGATACCATTCAGCAAGAAAGCCAAGTAACGAACCAATATTGAATAGGACAAGGCCGGTAGAAATAAGATTTTTGACTGGGTACATGTCTGCTAACTTTCCAAAGATAGCAGCGCTTAACGCAAATATTACGGTATAACCAGTGACTACCCAGCTCACTTGTGACGGAAGTATAGAAAACTGGGTCGATATATTAGGGATTGCGACGTTGAACATAGTGCCATTAATGACGGAAAAGAAAATCGTGAAGCTTAATAAGGGAACTAATTTTTGTGTATTATCAGCGCTCATTACGAAAATCCTTTCTAATCTGCTGGACAAGTAAGCAGAGCATTATTCTTCATAAGGATATTATACTGGGAATAGAAAAAAATAGAAATCATTTCTAAACTATTATGTTTCCGGCAGAAATGAAGTATAATAGTATCAATTTTAATGGAATAGTTTTTATAGATAAGGAATTCGATATTTTCAATGAATACATGGATATAATGGATAGATAGGGAGCAAAACTGATCGAGAAGGAAGATGAAGATGAAAATTGATAAGCAAGCAGATTTCGAAAATGAAAGTTTGGGATTTTGTGAGATTGATCAGGGATTTGGCATCCGAGAGGCAATTGAAGAAGCGAAGCGTTGCCTAAATTGTAAAAATCCTCTCTGTCGTAAAGGTTGCCCAATTGAAAATGATATTCCTCAATTTATACAAGCCTTAGCGCATGGGAACATCGGGGAAGCGGGCGTAATCATTTCAAAACGCAGTAACTTACCTGCCGTTTGCGGACGTGTATGTCCCCATGAGCAGCAATGCGAAGGGTCTTGCATTT
The DNA window shown above is from Desulfuribacillus stibiiarsenatis and carries:
- a CDS encoding MFS transporter → MSADNTQKLVPLLSFTIFFSVINGTMFNVAIPNISTQFSILPSQVSWVVTGYTVIFALSAAIFGKLADMYPVKNLISTGLVLFNIGSLLGFLAEWYPMLLTARYIQACGAGSIPALAMLVATRYAPPEKRGKVLGFIASTVAFGSGIGPVLGGFITNTWEWNYLFLISLFSLLAIYFYHKWLPKEEVTGGALDIKGALLLAFTIAIFLVAVNQLIFWLLPVGLLMTFLVRHHMISTENPFIQPSLIQNRLFRNGLIAAFVTVGTVFATLFMIPIMLRDMNHLSSGEIGLVLFPGAMSASVMGAISGRIADRVGSIPVVYAGMSLLFISLLLLSFFAGSLPIVITSILLILYIGFSFIQSSLSNTVSRVLPPQQTGIGMGLYNLTFFISGAFISAISGKLLDFNNPSFQLNPLHFVDSATIYSNISFSFMISVMLGLLIFHRAYYKIHLQRKATN
- a CDS encoding CAP-associated domain-containing protein — translated: MNNFQKKPIRFVMATALLLAFIASVWIVHQHITVERQRNADGRLSLFDISIGDSEKEVIQRLGLPDRKELSKYGYEWWVYNQDLNRYLQIGLERNRVVTMFSNSTGIQWKDIMAGETTQKDIEKNYQIDEAVTVTFDGAEFLLNNANEKEDRILLVEENLAVEIYFDILAGKTAHAIRLQNIDTLVKSRGYHMTWSYNKRPPSISAPQLSEQELEQVHEGIEKQSFDLINTMRMQNELPLLTWDDELAVLAKNHSVDMSQNRFFNHSSPRSGIAADRLKAAGYPFQRVGENLAYAHSDAIDAYIAWINSQGHRNHILTKEYQKIGIGAIDEFITAKFVAN
- a CDS encoding ammonia-forming cytochrome c nitrite reductase subunit c552, producing MKKSLILVLVFLATMFVIAGCELEEMAETPAVSTPAPTPAPQPAPVVMSLSSLELTNKITAEWKTSDKVFAITDPAGRGIGCAKCHDGYGFSMFKTFDPAVAGAPAYAPKHATGIDCQACHTGQGKELMESGSVKLLFMDQPLQAGKSAMCLSCHNSNRNPKDLAAQFKAGTLTQMTYPHYGMQGAVYTGKGGMEIPGVTLPSSPMHSQIQCSNCHMPTTEEGYKSHSFKADVEKIDKTCGTCHTGITSFDHKGFRSEMNYMLGKLKKATMAKAGASDLTYGSGRFTFHDAKGAAIDMKMIPFEAYVGAYNWRLIALDGSLGIHNPQYSKAIVKETYKFVTGEELK
- a CDS encoding ammonia-forming cytochrome c nitrite reductase subunit c552 — its product is MKKSLFLAFAVLVAVSVFVGVQYQTVAEPAIETSAFAEAAVLGVSNLEMVEKISAEWKTSDKAFAQVSTPITNSPGQREGCTHCHNGMVFASGVHTNGVVGDHMTGLNCQACHTGTGEELMKAGKLNVSMRHFTGTYIKSDFTEGKAGKGALCITCHSGRRDPATNLKGYIAGTNGMAYSHYGQGPIIFGQGAMPIEGVTFKTSSAHASIQDSCVACHMSDTKDGYASHSFKMNKDNVATACGTCHTGAKDFDINGVQTDMYKKLNIVYDEIKKFSGAAEVRTSGSTGFTFHKADGTAIAYKPTPAQYTLMYNWYLVKGDKSKGVHNPQYLKSVLSESYKAVTGKGLW